One Cuculus canorus isolate bCucCan1 chromosome 1, bCucCan1.pri, whole genome shotgun sequence DNA segment encodes these proteins:
- the MAFF gene encoding transcription factor MafF, whose product MAADGLSSKALKVKRELGENTPLLSDEELMGLSVRELNHHLRGLSKEEVARLKQRRRTLKNRGYAASCRVKRVCQKEELQKQKMELEWEVDKLARENAAMRLELDTLRGKYEALQGFARTVAAHGTPAKVATASVITIVKSGTNQAAYS is encoded by the exons ATGGCTGCGGACGGGCTCTCCAGCAAGGCTCTGAAG GTGAAGCGGGAGCTGGGGGAGAACACACCGCTGCTGTCGGATGAGGAGCTGATGGGGCTGTCAGTGCGGGAGCTCAACCACCACCTGCGGGGCCTCTCCAAGGAAGAGGTGGCGAGGCTGAAGCAGCGCCGGCGGACACTGAAGAACCGGGGTTACGCTGCTAGCTGCCGGGTGAAACGTGTTTGCcagaaggaagagctgcagaagcagaagatgGAGCTGGAGTGGGAGGTGGACAAGCTGGCCCGGGAGAACGCTGCCATGCGCCTGGAGCTCGACACCCTCCGTGGCAAGTACGAGGCCCTGCAGGGCTTTGCTCGCACTGTGGCTGCCCATGGGACCCCTGCCAAGGTGGCCACCGCCAGCGTCATCACCATTGTCAAGTCCGGCACCAACCAGGCCGCCTACTCCTAG